A section of the Carassius carassius chromosome 17, fCarCar2.1, whole genome shotgun sequence genome encodes:
- the tns1a gene encoding tensin-1 isoform X2, whose product MARLNWCLAAVISWGKFLFSCFFPLRAARRDKPEEFEAVHSHTFKSKTFKKAKSCAVCKQALTKEGLVCKECKLSCHKKCEVKVATACESTATTMTTTTTTNCNQGSTKSPNMDSKRRPSRYMTLSLMQKMEENNEVDLVYITERIIALSFPGGTEEHKYSVNLREVTSMLRSKHQQHYLLLNLSERRHDINKQNPRVLDFGWPDHHAPALDKICSICKAMDTWLNADLHNVVVLHNKGNWGRTGVVVGAYMHYSNLSTSPDQALDRFAMKRFYEDKAMPMGQPSQRRYVHYFAGLLSGHIKINNKPLFLHHVTMHGIPNFESKGGCRPFLKIYQAMQPVYTSGIYNVQGDSHTSICITIEPGLLLKGDILLKCYHKRYQNPSRDVIFRVQFHTCAVHNLALVFTKNDLDETFKADERFPEYGKVEFIFSFGPEKINGLDHLQNGPSVSVDYNTQDPLIRWDSYENFNRRCEDVKDDIVHSQGPVDGSLYIRVQKKESLEGIVSANGAYSSDRAPPVVEHALPLPVANHPLPAADHALSVSSDSGNSTASVKTERTDDAQQSLSSSGPVSQAPPETAVSPCENRELEQLLSGSEGPPLLPHQNFLSFANTSTGVGVRHLVPAQVHVNGQAGAERESDIIDDELPESQIGDNSAGSLGTLSSFEGQDTPADSKPVTESTVVEIVERQRGNFLKKDMPVHQLRGSSSAHGLIEYSGQNEGIYRSQSYGGLMLDGGPQYLPQAPERNISSREAVQRGLSAWHQYGLVDDPFFGSNGALPRFPTHVGGPQQDVEQSIDALNMLMLDLEPSHTPFPKSQSAPPGENISAFHPPFAQTLARPSYQADQAIYSVTGGPPLSSSASFGQSSQRSSPAYPMTPLSEHHQRGYQSPQALSPMYQQDPYSIRGGSVTTPSPTLPLPSPIKPQYVYPGSNEVSYSPDLQGAFVGPQKSYSTSSSPLPPVTIAKEPEPKSEDEMLNLEGLVAHRVAEYNARIRGISNSMPFRSEHHRSYSFSGSHSRTVTPDEAMPTMRRRTTSESQYLSSQNDSAAHRVCSPLKPVSPDFANTIAMNQGGQPKEKTVHSYREAFEEMESAPFSPTHSSGGRSGQFALPATGRKAQNPTEALVQQSSSDSDSCDDMEEQHGFVATGVRGGGLISPLQHQSSPAFERPVPPAHSFNPPQPVNNAISDSFGRQPALASFPFEPVRAPLFQDTFTYLNPDEATVHIVGVHHVPGSPNTLHRTVATNTPPSPALQRRLGGPSSPALGRRLPTANVGSEPTTPNSPLLGRSGKFIPPSPVLDRHYSPAPVASSPDHKAPPRVQATPDERHGAESRQSTTSLVQPGPATHSFPLEQSCSLSLFLPLDVTAGSIAENSKSVPTDSIESRKTSTPTQGPAIASIYDGPPDIRINIKFVQDTSKFWYKPEISREQAICILKDREPGAFVIRDSNSFRGAYGLAMKVASPPPTMQQNKKVGDITNELVRHFLIETSAKGVRLKGCPNEPYFGCLSALVYQHAITPLALPCKLMIPTRDPNEEALELATPTSSTMDLLKQGAGPPKPTEDFYACNVLYINSVEMESLTGPQAVAKAITETLAARSPPTATSVHFKVSTQGITLTDNQRKIFFRRHYPINMITYCNLDPQDRKWNKAEGSVAILFGFVARKQGSTTDNVTHLFAELEPDQPASTIVHFVSKVMLNTQKH is encoded by the exons AGTGCAAGTTGTCCTGCCATAAGAAATGTGAGGTAAAG GTAGCCACAGCCTGTGAATCTACAGCTACTACAATGACTACAACTACTACAACTAACTGCAATCAG GGATCCACAAAGTCTCCCAATATGGACTCCAAACGAAGGCCATCCAGGTACAT GACCCTTAGTCTGATGCAAAAAATGGAGGAAAATAATGAAGTGGACCTGGTCTACATCACAGAGCGCATCATTGCTCTGTCCTTCCCTGGTGGAACAGAGGAGCATAAATACAGTGTAAATCTGAGGGAGGTGACCAGCATGCTCCGTTCTAAACACCAGCAGCACTATCTA CTGCTTAATCTCAGTGAACGGAGGCATGACATCAACAAGCAGAACCCGAGG GTGCTGGATTTTGGTTGGCCCGATCATCATGCTCCTGCTCTAGACAAAATTTGCAGTATCTGTAAAGCCATGGACACCTGGCTTAATGCAGACCTTCACAATGTGGTGGTACTGCACAACAAG GGAAATTGGGGGAGAACTGGTGTTGTGGTGGGTGCCTATATGCATTACAGTAACTTGTCTACCAG TCCTGACCAGGCATTGGACAGGTTTGCCATGAAGCGATTTTATGAAGATAAAGCCATGCCCATGGGTCAGCCTTCCCAGAGGAG ataTGTGCATTACTTCGCTGGACTCCTTTCTGGCCATATAAAAATCAACAACAAGCCCCTGTTCCTTCACCATGTCACCATGCATGGCATCCCTAATTTTGAGTCTAAAGGAG GTTGCCGACCCTTCCTCAAAATTTATCAAGCAATGCAGCCTGTGTACACATCTGGAATTTA TAACGTTCAAGGCGACAGCCATACGAGCATCTGTATCACCATTGAGCCTGGCCTGCTATTAAAAGGAGATATACTG CTGAAATGTTATCACAAGCGTTATCAAAACCCCAGTAGGGATGTGATCTTCAGAGTGCAGTTCCACACATGTGCAGTACACAATTTAGCTCTGGTCTTCACCAAAAATGACCTTGATGAGACATTTAAAG CAGATGAAAGGTTTCCTGAATATGGAAAGGTGGAGTTTATCTTTTCTTTTGGTCCAGAGAAAATTAATG GGTTGGATCATCTACAGAACGGACCTAGTGTCTCTGTTGACTACAACACCCAGGATCCCCTGATCCGATGGGACTCTTATGAAAATTTCAACAGGAGATGTGAAGATGTTAAAGATG ATATTGTTCATTCTCAAGGTCCAGTGGACGGCAGCCTTTACATACGGGTTCAGAAGAAAGAATCTCTTGAGGGAATTGTGTCAGCCAATGGTGCTTATTCATCTGACCGTGCTCCTCCTGTAGTTGAACACGCACTTCCTCTTCCAGTAGCCAATCATCCTCTACCAGCTGCAGACCATGCTCTTTCTGTCAGCAGTGACTCAGGAAACTCTACTGCTTCTGTTAAGACAGAACGCACAGATGATGCTCAACAGTCTTTGTCGTCCTCAGGGCCTGTGAGCCAAGCTCCCCCTGAGACTGCAGTTAGCCCTTGTGAGAATCGAGAGTTGGAACAGCTTCTGAGTGGGTCAGAGGGACCACCACTTCTCCCTCATCAGAATTTCCTCTCTTTTGCCAACACAAGCACAGGGGTTGGTGTACGGCACCTTGTGCCTGCCCAGGTCCACGTTAACGGACAAGCTGGTGCTGAGCGTGAAAGTGACATCATTGACGACGAGCTCCCAGAAAGTCAGATAGGAGATAACAGTGCAGGCAGTCTTGGCACACTCTCCTCCTTTGAGGGTCAAGATACACCAGCTGACAGCAAACCAGTCACTGAGTCCACTGTAGTTGAAATAGTTGAGAGACAGCGAGGGAATTTCCTTAAAAAGGATATGCCTGTTCACCAACTTCGAGGGTCATCATCAGCACATGGACTGATAGAGTACAGTGGGCAGAATGAAGGAATATATCGCTCACAGTCATATGGTGGTCTAATGCTGGATGGAGGACCTCAGTACTTGCCACAAGCTCCTGAACGTAACATCAGCAGCCGAGAGGCAGTGCAGCGAGGGCTCAGTGCTTGGCATCAATATGGCCTTGTTGATGATCCCTTCTTTGGCTCGAATGGTGCCCTGCCACGCTTCCCAACTCATGTAGGTGGTCCGCAGCAAGATGTAGAACAGTCTATAGATGCCCTAAACATGCTCATGCTTGACTTGGAGCCTTCACATACACCATTTCCCAAATCTCAGAGTGCTCCCCCAGGAGAGAACATCTCAGCTTTCCATCCACCATTTGCTCAGACACTAGCTAGACCGTCTTACCAGGCTGACCAGGCCATCTATAGTGTCACTGGTGGGCCACCTCTCTCATCCTCTGCCAGTTTTGGCCAGTCCTCACAAAGATCATCACCTGCTTACCCCATGACTCCACTTTCTGAGCACCATCAGAGGGGTTATCAGTCCCCTCAGGCCCTTTCACCTATGTATCAGCAAGATCCCTATAGTATCCGTGGAGGTTCAGTTACAACACCATCACCAACTTTACCCCTCCCATCACCAATCAAGCCCCAGTATGTCTACCCAGGAAGCAACGAGGTGTCTTACTCTCCAGACCTTCAGGGCGCTTTCGTAGGGCCTCAGAAAAGCTACAGCACATCATCATCCCCACTGCCCCCTGTTACCATTGCAAAAGAACCTGAGCCAAAGTCTGAGGATGAGATGCTGAACCTTGAGGGACTTGTGGCCCACCGTGTGGCAG AGTACAACGCCCGCATCCGGGGCATCTCCAATAGCATGCCCTTCCGGTCTGAACATCATCGTTCCTATTCCTTCTCTG GATCACATTCACGTACAGTAACCCCAGATGAAGCCATGCCAACTATGCGCCGACGAACCACAAGTGAAAGCCAGTACCTCAGCAGCCAAAATGACAGTGCAGCCCACAGAGTGTGCTCTCCATTGAAACCTGTATCTCCAGACTTTGCCAACACAATTGCAATGAACCAAGGTGGACAACCTAAAGAG AAAACAGTGCATAGCTACAGAGAGGCCTTTGAGGAGATGGAATCAGCTCCTTTTAGTCCTACCCACAGTAGTGGTG gCCGGTCTGGTCAGTTCGCTCTTCCAGCCACGGGAAGGAAGGCACAGAATCCTACAGAAGCTCTAGTACAACAAAGCAGTTCAG ATTCTGATTCTTGTGATGATATGGAAG agCAACATGGTTTTGTGGCAACAGGAGTCAGAGGAGGGGGATTGATTTCTCCTTTGCAACATCAATCTTCTCCTGCTTTTGAAAGACCAGTTCCTCCTGCCCACTCTTTCAACCCACCTCAACCTGTCAACAATGCTATTTCTGATAG TTTTGGAAGGCAGCCTGCCCTTGCATCATTTCCATTTGAGCCCGTCCGGGCTCCTCTTTTCCAAGACACCTTTACTTACCTTAACCCAGATGAAGCTACTGTTCACATCGTGGGTGTTCATCATGTTCCAGGAAGCCCCAACACACTCCACCGTACAGTAGCCACCAATACACCTCCAAGCCCTGCCCTTCAACGTAGGCTAGGTGGTCCAAGTAGCCCTGCTTTGGGACGACGTCTACCAACAGCCAATGTCGGCAGTGAACCAACCACTCCCAACAGCCCTCTTTTGGGTCGCAGCGGCAAATTCATCCCGCCAAGCCCTGTACTAGACCGCCATTACTCACCTGCTCCAGTTGCCTCTAGCCCAGATCACAAAGCCCCACCTAGGGTTCAGGCCACCCCAGATGAGAGACATGGAGCAGAGTCCAGGCAAAGCACCACTTCTTTGGTTCAGCCTGGACCTGCTACCCATTCATTTCCCCTAGAGCAATCCTGTAGCCTCTCATTGTTCCTGCCCCTGGATGTAACAGCAGGATCCATTGCAGAGAATTCTAAAAGTGTTCCAACAGACAGCATAGAAAGTAGGAAAACGTCCACTCCTACACAAGGACCTGCAATTGCCTCAATATATG ATGGACCTCCAGATATAAGAATCAATATCAAATTTGTTCAAGATACATCCAAATTTTGGTACAAACCAGAAATCTCCAGGGAACAAG CCATTTGTATTCTTAAAGATCGTGAACCAGGAGCATTTGTCATTCGAGACAGTAACTCTTTCAGAGGAGCATATGGCTTGGCCATGAAAGTAGCCTCTCCCCCTCCTACAATGCAGCAGAACAAGAAAG TTGGTGACATCACAAATGAGTTGGTACGACACTTCTTGATTGAAACCAGTGCCAAGGGCGTGAGACTTAAGGGTTGCCCAAACGAGCCctactttg GGTGTCTGTCGGCTCTCGTATATCAACACGCAATCACACCTCTGGCTCTTCCATGCAAGCTTATGATCCCTACAAGAG ATCCAAATGAAGAGGCCTTGGAGCTAGCCACACCAACAAGTTCAACCATGGATTTATTAAAACAGGGAGCAG GACCTCCTAAACCTACTGAAGATTTTTATG CATGTAATGTTTTGTACATAAACTCTGTGGAAATGGAATCACTGACTGGTCCTCAGGCTGTGGCCAAAGCCATTACTGAAACACTTGCTGCCAGATCTCCTCCTACAGCAACCAGTGTCCACTTCAAAGTGTCCACACAGGGCATCACACTCACTGACAATCAGAGGAA GATTTTTTTCCGTCGTCATTACCCGATCAACATGATCACTTACTGCAATTTGGACCCACAAGACAGAAA GTGGAATAAAGCAGAGGGTAGTGTAGCAAT ACTATTTGGGTTTGTGGCTCGAAAACAAGGAAGCACGACTGACAATGTGACTCATCTGTTTGCTGAGCTGGAACCAGATCAGCCTGCTTCAACCATTGTCCATTTTGTCTCCAAAGTCATGCTGAACACCCAGAAACATTGA
- the tns1a gene encoding tensin-1 isoform X6 yields the protein MVKPGPSCWNHSRVVTSHVFKTANDFSIRGRLHSLSGSTECKLSCHKKCEVKVATACESTATTMTTTTTTNCNQGSTKSPNMDSKRRPSRYMTLSLMQKMEENNEVDLVYITERIIALSFPGGTEEHKYSVNLREVTSMLRSKHQQHYLLLNLSERRHDINKQNPRVLDFGWPDHHAPALDKICSICKAMDTWLNADLHNVVVLHNKGNWGRTGVVVGAYMHYSNLSTSPDQALDRFAMKRFYEDKAMPMGQPSQRRYVHYFAGLLSGHIKINNKPLFLHHVTMHGIPNFESKGGCRPFLKIYQAMQPVYTSGIYNVQGDSHTSICITIEPGLLLKGDILLKCYHKRYQNPSRDVIFRVQFHTCAVHNLALVFTKNDLDETFKADERFPEYGKVEFIFSFGPEKINGLDHLQNGPSVSVDYNTQDPLIRWDSYENFNRRCEDVKDDIVHSQGPVDGSLYIRVQKKESLEGIVSANGAYSSDRAPPVVEHALPLPVANHPLPAADHALSVSSDSGNSTASVKTERTDDAQQSLSSSGPVSQAPPETAVSPCENRELEQLLSGSEGPPLLPHQNFLSFANTSTGVGVRHLVPAQVHVNGQAGAERESDIIDDELPESQIGDNSAGSLGTLSSFEGQDTPADSKPVTESTVVEIVERQRGNFLKKDMPVHQLRGSSSAHGLIEYSGQNEGIYRSQSYGGLMLDGGPQYLPQAPERNISSREAVQRGLSAWHQYGLVDDPFFGSNGALPRFPTHVGGPQQDVEQSIDALNMLMLDLEPSHTPFPKSQSAPPGENISAFHPPFAQTLARPSYQADQAIYSVTGGPPLSSSASFGQSSQRSSPAYPMTPLSEHHQRGYQSPQALSPMYQQDPYSIRGGSVTTPSPTLPLPSPIKPQYVYPGSNEVSYSPDLQGAFVGPQKSYSTSSSPLPPVTIAKEPEPKSEDEMLNLEGLVAHRVAEYNARIRGISNSMPFRSEHHRSYSFSGSHSRTVTPDEAMPTMRRRTTSESQYLSSQNDSAAHRVCSPLKPVSPDFANTIAMNQGGQPKEKTVHSYREAFEEMESAPFSPTHSSGGRSGQFALPATGRKAQNPTEALVQQSSSDSDSCDDMEEQHGFVATGVRGGGLISPLQHQSSPAFERPVPPAHSFNPPQPVNNAISDSFGRQPALASFPFEPVRAPLFQDTFTYLNPDEATVHIVGVHHVPGSPNTLHRTVATNTPPSPALQRRLGGPSSPALGRRLPTANVGSEPTTPNSPLLGRSGKFIPPSPVLDRHYSPAPVASSPDHKAPPRVQATPDERHGAESRQSTTSLVQPGPATHSFPLEQSCSLSLFLPLDVTAGSIAENSKSVPTDSIESRKTSTPTQGPAIASIYADGPPDIRINIKFVQDTSKFWYKPEISREQAICILKDREPGAFVIRDSNSFRGAYGLAMKVASPPPTMQQNKKVGDITNELVRHFLIETSAKGVRLKGCPNEPYFGCLSALVYQHAITPLALPCKLMIPTRDPNEEALELATPTSSTMDLLKQGAGPPKPTEDFYACNVLYINSVEMESLTGPQAVAKAITETLAARSPPTATSVHFKVSTQGITLTDNQRKIFFRRHYPINMITYCNLDPQDRKWNKAEGSVAILFGFVARKQGSTTDNVTHLFAELEPDQPASTIVHFVSKVMLNTQKH from the exons AGTGCAAGTTGTCCTGCCATAAGAAATGTGAGGTAAAG GTAGCCACAGCCTGTGAATCTACAGCTACTACAATGACTACAACTACTACAACTAACTGCAATCAG GGATCCACAAAGTCTCCCAATATGGACTCCAAACGAAGGCCATCCAGGTACAT GACCCTTAGTCTGATGCAAAAAATGGAGGAAAATAATGAAGTGGACCTGGTCTACATCACAGAGCGCATCATTGCTCTGTCCTTCCCTGGTGGAACAGAGGAGCATAAATACAGTGTAAATCTGAGGGAGGTGACCAGCATGCTCCGTTCTAAACACCAGCAGCACTATCTA CTGCTTAATCTCAGTGAACGGAGGCATGACATCAACAAGCAGAACCCGAGG GTGCTGGATTTTGGTTGGCCCGATCATCATGCTCCTGCTCTAGACAAAATTTGCAGTATCTGTAAAGCCATGGACACCTGGCTTAATGCAGACCTTCACAATGTGGTGGTACTGCACAACAAG GGAAATTGGGGGAGAACTGGTGTTGTGGTGGGTGCCTATATGCATTACAGTAACTTGTCTACCAG TCCTGACCAGGCATTGGACAGGTTTGCCATGAAGCGATTTTATGAAGATAAAGCCATGCCCATGGGTCAGCCTTCCCAGAGGAG ataTGTGCATTACTTCGCTGGACTCCTTTCTGGCCATATAAAAATCAACAACAAGCCCCTGTTCCTTCACCATGTCACCATGCATGGCATCCCTAATTTTGAGTCTAAAGGAG GTTGCCGACCCTTCCTCAAAATTTATCAAGCAATGCAGCCTGTGTACACATCTGGAATTTA TAACGTTCAAGGCGACAGCCATACGAGCATCTGTATCACCATTGAGCCTGGCCTGCTATTAAAAGGAGATATACTG CTGAAATGTTATCACAAGCGTTATCAAAACCCCAGTAGGGATGTGATCTTCAGAGTGCAGTTCCACACATGTGCAGTACACAATTTAGCTCTGGTCTTCACCAAAAATGACCTTGATGAGACATTTAAAG CAGATGAAAGGTTTCCTGAATATGGAAAGGTGGAGTTTATCTTTTCTTTTGGTCCAGAGAAAATTAATG GGTTGGATCATCTACAGAACGGACCTAGTGTCTCTGTTGACTACAACACCCAGGATCCCCTGATCCGATGGGACTCTTATGAAAATTTCAACAGGAGATGTGAAGATGTTAAAGATG ATATTGTTCATTCTCAAGGTCCAGTGGACGGCAGCCTTTACATACGGGTTCAGAAGAAAGAATCTCTTGAGGGAATTGTGTCAGCCAATGGTGCTTATTCATCTGACCGTGCTCCTCCTGTAGTTGAACACGCACTTCCTCTTCCAGTAGCCAATCATCCTCTACCAGCTGCAGACCATGCTCTTTCTGTCAGCAGTGACTCAGGAAACTCTACTGCTTCTGTTAAGACAGAACGCACAGATGATGCTCAACAGTCTTTGTCGTCCTCAGGGCCTGTGAGCCAAGCTCCCCCTGAGACTGCAGTTAGCCCTTGTGAGAATCGAGAGTTGGAACAGCTTCTGAGTGGGTCAGAGGGACCACCACTTCTCCCTCATCAGAATTTCCTCTCTTTTGCCAACACAAGCACAGGGGTTGGTGTACGGCACCTTGTGCCTGCCCAGGTCCACGTTAACGGACAAGCTGGTGCTGAGCGTGAAAGTGACATCATTGACGACGAGCTCCCAGAAAGTCAGATAGGAGATAACAGTGCAGGCAGTCTTGGCACACTCTCCTCCTTTGAGGGTCAAGATACACCAGCTGACAGCAAACCAGTCACTGAGTCCACTGTAGTTGAAATAGTTGAGAGACAGCGAGGGAATTTCCTTAAAAAGGATATGCCTGTTCACCAACTTCGAGGGTCATCATCAGCACATGGACTGATAGAGTACAGTGGGCAGAATGAAGGAATATATCGCTCACAGTCATATGGTGGTCTAATGCTGGATGGAGGACCTCAGTACTTGCCACAAGCTCCTGAACGTAACATCAGCAGCCGAGAGGCAGTGCAGCGAGGGCTCAGTGCTTGGCATCAATATGGCCTTGTTGATGATCCCTTCTTTGGCTCGAATGGTGCCCTGCCACGCTTCCCAACTCATGTAGGTGGTCCGCAGCAAGATGTAGAACAGTCTATAGATGCCCTAAACATGCTCATGCTTGACTTGGAGCCTTCACATACACCATTTCCCAAATCTCAGAGTGCTCCCCCAGGAGAGAACATCTCAGCTTTCCATCCACCATTTGCTCAGACACTAGCTAGACCGTCTTACCAGGCTGACCAGGCCATCTATAGTGTCACTGGTGGGCCACCTCTCTCATCCTCTGCCAGTTTTGGCCAGTCCTCACAAAGATCATCACCTGCTTACCCCATGACTCCACTTTCTGAGCACCATCAGAGGGGTTATCAGTCCCCTCAGGCCCTTTCACCTATGTATCAGCAAGATCCCTATAGTATCCGTGGAGGTTCAGTTACAACACCATCACCAACTTTACCCCTCCCATCACCAATCAAGCCCCAGTATGTCTACCCAGGAAGCAACGAGGTGTCTTACTCTCCAGACCTTCAGGGCGCTTTCGTAGGGCCTCAGAAAAGCTACAGCACATCATCATCCCCACTGCCCCCTGTTACCATTGCAAAAGAACCTGAGCCAAAGTCTGAGGATGAGATGCTGAACCTTGAGGGACTTGTGGCCCACCGTGTGGCAG AGTACAACGCCCGCATCCGGGGCATCTCCAATAGCATGCCCTTCCGGTCTGAACATCATCGTTCCTATTCCTTCTCTG GATCACATTCACGTACAGTAACCCCAGATGAAGCCATGCCAACTATGCGCCGACGAACCACAAGTGAAAGCCAGTACCTCAGCAGCCAAAATGACAGTGCAGCCCACAGAGTGTGCTCTCCATTGAAACCTGTATCTCCAGACTTTGCCAACACAATTGCAATGAACCAAGGTGGACAACCTAAAGAG AAAACAGTGCATAGCTACAGAGAGGCCTTTGAGGAGATGGAATCAGCTCCTTTTAGTCCTACCCACAGTAGTGGTG gCCGGTCTGGTCAGTTCGCTCTTCCAGCCACGGGAAGGAAGGCACAGAATCCTACAGAAGCTCTAGTACAACAAAGCAGTTCAG ATTCTGATTCTTGTGATGATATGGAAG agCAACATGGTTTTGTGGCAACAGGAGTCAGAGGAGGGGGATTGATTTCTCCTTTGCAACATCAATCTTCTCCTGCTTTTGAAAGACCAGTTCCTCCTGCCCACTCTTTCAACCCACCTCAACCTGTCAACAATGCTATTTCTGATAG TTTTGGAAGGCAGCCTGCCCTTGCATCATTTCCATTTGAGCCCGTCCGGGCTCCTCTTTTCCAAGACACCTTTACTTACCTTAACCCAGATGAAGCTACTGTTCACATCGTGGGTGTTCATCATGTTCCAGGAAGCCCCAACACACTCCACCGTACAGTAGCCACCAATACACCTCCAAGCCCTGCCCTTCAACGTAGGCTAGGTGGTCCAAGTAGCCCTGCTTTGGGACGACGTCTACCAACAGCCAATGTCGGCAGTGAACCAACCACTCCCAACAGCCCTCTTTTGGGTCGCAGCGGCAAATTCATCCCGCCAAGCCCTGTACTAGACCGCCATTACTCACCTGCTCCAGTTGCCTCTAGCCCAGATCACAAAGCCCCACCTAGGGTTCAGGCCACCCCAGATGAGAGACATGGAGCAGAGTCCAGGCAAAGCACCACTTCTTTGGTTCAGCCTGGACCTGCTACCCATTCATTTCCCCTAGAGCAATCCTGTAGCCTCTCATTGTTCCTGCCCCTGGATGTAACAGCAGGATCCATTGCAGAGAATTCTAAAAGTGTTCCAACAGACAGCATAGAAAGTAGGAAAACGTCCACTCCTACACAAGGACCTGCAATTGCCTCAATATATG CAGATGGACCTCCAGATATAAGAATCAATATCAAATTTGTTCAAGATACATCCAAATTTTGGTACAAACCAGAAATCTCCAGGGAACAAG CCATTTGTATTCTTAAAGATCGTGAACCAGGAGCATTTGTCATTCGAGACAGTAACTCTTTCAGAGGAGCATATGGCTTGGCCATGAAAGTAGCCTCTCCCCCTCCTACAATGCAGCAGAACAAGAAAG TTGGTGACATCACAAATGAGTTGGTACGACACTTCTTGATTGAAACCAGTGCCAAGGGCGTGAGACTTAAGGGTTGCCCAAACGAGCCctactttg GGTGTCTGTCGGCTCTCGTATATCAACACGCAATCACACCTCTGGCTCTTCCATGCAAGCTTATGATCCCTACAAGAG ATCCAAATGAAGAGGCCTTGGAGCTAGCCACACCAACAAGTTCAACCATGGATTTATTAAAACAGGGAGCAG GACCTCCTAAACCTACTGAAGATTTTTATG CATGTAATGTTTTGTACATAAACTCTGTGGAAATGGAATCACTGACTGGTCCTCAGGCTGTGGCCAAAGCCATTACTGAAACACTTGCTGCCAGATCTCCTCCTACAGCAACCAGTGTCCACTTCAAAGTGTCCACACAGGGCATCACACTCACTGACAATCAGAGGAA GATTTTTTTCCGTCGTCATTACCCGATCAACATGATCACTTACTGCAATTTGGACCCACAAGACAGAAA GTGGAATAAAGCAGAGGGTAGTGTAGCAAT ACTATTTGGGTTTGTGGCTCGAAAACAAGGAAGCACGACTGACAATGTGACTCATCTGTTTGCTGAGCTGGAACCAGATCAGCCTGCTTCAACCATTGTCCATTTTGTCTCCAAAGTCATGCTGAACACCCAGAAACATTGA